Proteins co-encoded in one Salvia miltiorrhiza cultivar Shanhuang (shh) unplaced genomic scaffold, IMPLAD_Smil_shh original_scaffold_220:::fragment_1, whole genome shotgun sequence genomic window:
- the LOC131003534 gene encoding laccase-14-like has product MFSYRKLNVFILCFLGIIMLGGMGPVHALVHKFEVRRSSHTRLCSTKSMLTVNGQFPGPTIYARRGELVVIDVINRADANISIHWHGVKMPRYPWTDGVTQVTQCPISPGKRFRQRMLLSNEEGTLFWHAHIDWTRATVYGAIIILPPKTHTYPFPKPHAQLPILLGEWWNADVQQVFEKSIAEGVAADFSDAFLMNGQPGDLYPCSKQDTLKLSVEPGKTYLIRMVNAMMNYIMYFKIKDHNVTVVGMDGAYTKPLNTDHIAIAPGQTMDFLLEANQPPSRYYMAGRVWASPYWHTYIPTTGIVEYVGNYTPPSTPVLPSFPGFQGWAESTHFSKRLRSLANDNYPIKLPMNITHNLFFTLTINVGPCFSNSCKNSGRLLASINNISMLYPETQTILEAYYKGIGGVFTTDFPAKPSTIFDFTQGYKPEDEGHTQFGTAVYMLDYNSEVEIVLQGTNFGIGIDHPIHLHGHNFYVIGTGFGNFDPTTDPPRYNLIDPPLMDTVSVPKNGWSTIRFKANNPGVWYMHCHFERHYTWGMKMVFIVKDGEAPNEKMLPPPPDMPRCEAPSQQLLFRI; this is encoded by the exons ATGTTTTCTTATAGGAAGCTTAACGTTTTCATCCTATGCTTCTTAGGTATTATTATGCTCGGAGGCATGGGTCCAGTCCATGCTTTAGTTCATAAGTTTGAG GTGAGAAGATCTTCACACACCAGGCTATGCAGCACCAAAAGCATGCTAACAGTAAACGGGCAGTTCCCAGGGCCAACTATATATGCTAGAAGGGGAGAATTGGTGGTAATCGATGTTATCAATCGCGCCGATGCAAATATAAGTATCCATTG GCATGGAGTAAAAATGCCGAGATATCCATGGACAGACGGCGTCACCCAAGTGACGCAGTGTCCTATTAGTCCCGGCAAGAGGTTTAGACAACGGATGTTGCTCTCCAACGAAGAAGGCACTTTATTTTGGCACGCACACATCGATTGGACTCGAGCTACTGTGTATGGCGCCATCATCATTCTACCGCCCAAGACACACACTTATCCTTTCCCTAAGCCTCATGCTCAACTTCCCATCTTACTAG GAGAGTGGTGGAATGCTGATGTGCAACAAGTTTTCGAGAAGTCTATAGCCGAAGGAGTAGCTGCCGATTTTTCTGATGCTTTCCTCATGAATGGTCAACCTGGCGACCTGTATCCCTGCTCAAAACAAG ATACATTGAAGTTGAGTGTGGAGCCGGGCAAGACTTACCTGATCAGAATGGTTAACGCAATGATGAACTACATTATGTACTTCAAAATCAAGGACCACAACGTGACGGTGGTGGGCATGGACGGCGCCTACACGAAGCCGCTGAACACCGATCACATTGCGATTGCCCCCGGCCAGACCATGGATTTCCTGCTGGAAGCCAACCAGCCGCCCAGCCGTTATTACATGGCCGGCAGAGTATGGGCCAGCCCCTATTGGCATACTTACATCCCCACCACAGGAATCGTCGAGTACGTTGGTAACTACACCCCCCCCTCGACACCGGTGCTTCCCTCTTTCCCTGGATTCCAAGGCTGGGCGGAGTCCACCCATTTCAGCAAGAGGCTCAGAAGCCTGGCCAACGACAACTATCCCATCAAACTTCCTATGAACATCACACACAACCTCTTCTTCACTCTCACCATTAATGTGGGGCCCTGTTTCTCAAATTCTTGCAAGAATAGCGGCAGGCTGCTGGCCAGCATCAACAACATCTCCATGCTCTACCCGGAAACCCAAACTATTCTTGAGGCCTATTACAAAGGGATCGGAGGAGTTTTCACGACCGATTTCCCGGCCAAGCCATCAACAATATTCGACTTCACGCAAGGTTATAAGCCCGAGGATGAGGGGCACACCCAATTCGGAACGGCTGTGTATATGTTGGACTATAACTCGGAAGTTGAGATCGTGCTTCAAGGCACCAACTTCGGCATCGGAATCGATCATCCCATACATTTACATGGACACAACTTCTACGTTATCGGAACTGGATTCGGGAACTTCGACCCAACCACCGATCCGCCACGCTATAATCTCATTGACCCGCCGTTGATGGACACGGTTTCCGTTCCAAAAAATGGATGGAGCACTATCAGATTTAAGGCTAACAATCcag GAGTGTGGTACATGCACTGCCATTTCGAACGTCATTACACTTGGGGAATGAAGATGGTGTTCATCGTTAAGGACGGAGAAGCCCCCAATGAGAAGATGTTGCCTCCGCCCCCAGATATGCCCCGCTGTGAAGCACCATCTCAACAATTATTGTTTAGGATTTAa